Proteins co-encoded in one Arachis hypogaea cultivar Tifrunner chromosome 13, arahy.Tifrunner.gnm2.J5K5, whole genome shotgun sequence genomic window:
- the LOC112732903 gene encoding coiled-coil domain-containing protein SCD2, whose translation MDRRRTDSPVYARQWSVDSSSTGSSSPVMSPAHPNSRLGPSATMKHRNVAAKAAAQRLAQVMASRTAFDDDDDDDDDEDDDDLVFRAPRRPSLSSHSNNGTSSKNGFSSMAIPPISASRPNRSPSPALGRNFWDHNVSVRSTSAGRPAVSVRSTSIVPPSKSTIQTPMAVPPIDPPNRTRDKRFPLDIRQHKPTDSGNQREASALRDELDMLQEENETILEKLRYTEQKREEVEARARELEKQVASLGEGVSMETKWVARKEAALRQREAALKAAQQVQGGREEEMNALRVEIQNLKDDTAAAAEQQKEAEVEAKALRTMTQRMILTQEEMEEVVLKRCWLARYWGLAVKHGICADVAISKHEYWSSLAPLPFEIVISAGQKAKEESWNKSSDDPDPDRSKPVRDLSDLAGEGNIESMLSVEMGLRELASLKVEDAVVLALGQHKRPNIVRHSILDSKSPGDPKFVEAFELSDEEAEDVLFKEAWLTYFWRRALFYGVEDDIAEERLQSWISRSGQAPTSHDAVDVERGLLELRKLGIEQQLWEASRKEIDQPPRLAVDSHQPPGLAVDSDKLSVKSDESS comes from the exons ATGGATCGGAGAAGAACTGATAGTCCGGTTTATGCGCGCCAGTGGAGCGTCGATTCCAGTAGCACTGGCTCCTCGTCGCCGGTCATGTCCCCGGCTCATCCTAACTCGCGTCTCGGTCCCTCCGCCACCATGAAGCATCGTAACGTTGCCGCGAAAGCGGCCGCACAACGTCTTGCTCAGGTCATGGCTTCCAGGACGGCCtttgacgacgacgacgacgacgacgacgacgaagaCGACGATGATCTCGTGTTCCGTGCTCCGAGGCGtccttctctctcttctcactCCAACAACGGTACCAGCAGTAAGAACGGCTTCAGTTCCATGGCCATCCCTCCGATTTCTGCCTCTAGGCCTAATAGATCTCCATCTCCTGCG ttagGTCGGAATTTCTGGGACCATAATGTTTCAGTACGTTCAACATCAGCTGGAAGGCCGGCAGTGTCCGTACGTTCAACATCGATAGTGCCACCAAGTAAATCCACAATTCAAACTCCGATGGCTGTACCTCCAATTGATCCTCCCAATAGAACTAGAGACAAAAG GTTTCCATTAGATATCAGGCAACATAAGCCAACAGATAGCGGGAATCAACGTGAAGCTTCTGCACTCCGTGATGAA CTCGATATGCTACAAGAAGAGAATGAGACCATATTAGAGAAG CTAAGATATACAGAGCAAAAACGAGAGGAGGTAGAAGCTAGAGCCAGGGAGCTTGAGAAACAG GTTGCTTCTCTTGGAGAAGGTGTATCCATGGAAACCAAATGGGTGGCTAG GAAGGAAGCTGCTCTGCGTCAAAGAGAG GCTGCTCTAAAGGCTGCCCAACAAGTGCAGGGTGGGAGAGAGGAGGAAATGAATGCTCTTCGTGTTGAAATTCAG AACCTGAAAGATGATACTGCAGCTGCTGCAGAACAACAGAAAGAAGCTGAAGTGGAGGCAAAAGCACTCCGCACAATGACACAGAGAATGATTTTGACCCAAGAAGAAATG GAGGAagtagttctgaaaagatgctgGCTTGCTCGCTACTGGGGTCTTGCTGTAAAACATG GCATATGTGCAGATGTAGCAATATCCAAGCATGAATATTGGTCTTCTCTAGCTCCTCTTCCTTTTGAAATTGTCATCTCTGCTGGACAAAAAGCTAAGGAGGAATCTTGGAACAAAA GTTCTGATGATCCAGATCCAGATAGAAGTAAACCTGTTCGGGATTTGAGCGATCTTGCTGGGGAAGGAAACATTGAGAGCATGCTTTCGGTGGAGATGGGTTTGAGGGAGCTTGCTTCACTTAAG GTTGAAGATGCTGTTGTGCTTGCATTAGGCCAACACAAACGTCCAAATATTGTCCGACATTCCATTTTAG ATTCCAAATCACCAGGTGATCCCAAATTTGTGGAAGCATTTG AATTAAGTGATGAGGAAGCAGAGGATGTTCTTTTCAAAGAG GCCTGGCTAACGTATTTCTGGAGAAGAGCTTTATTCTATGGTGTGGAAGATGATATAGCAGAAGAGCGTCTTCAATCTTGGATTAGCCGTAGCGGGCAGGCACCAACTTCACATGATGCCGTCGATG TTGAGCGAGGTTTGCTGGAGTTGAGGAAGCTGGGTATAGAACAACAACTATGGGAAGCTTCTCGGAAGGAAATCGATCAGCCACCAAGATTGGCCGTTGATAGCCATCAGCCACCAGGATTAGCAGTTGATAGTGATAAGCTTTCCGTCAAGTCGGATGAATCGTCCTGA